The Croceibacterium sp. TMG7-5b_MA50 genome segment CGCCGGTATCTGCGATCGGCAGCCGAGCCACTTTGTCCGTAGCCGAGCGCAAAACGCGCTAGCTTGCCTGCGACACTCAGTTCCCGTTTACCGCGTTTACGCCGGCGGCCACCGTTATCAGCGGCGTGAACAGCTGGCTGATCAGCTGAAATGCCTTGGCCGGCTGATTTGCGCGGGCATTGCCGAAATACAGCATGTCCTTGTCCTGCATGATGAAGCGCTGCGCCAGGAAGTAGGTGCCGACGTTCATCATGTTGAAGTGGTACACGACCGGCACCGGCGTGCCCGTCGCATCGGGCACGTAGCGGAACACGAAGATCGCTGCCGGATCACCCAGGTTGGGGTTTGCCCCGCCCGCCGTGGCAATCGCCTGTGCCAGCGACACGTCCGATCGGGGGAACGGCAGCTGCTGCACCTGGCCCGACGCGCCCAGGACAGAGAACGAACGGGGATTGTCGATCAGCAGGATACGGTCGCCGGGATAAGTGGCGACGTCCAGCTGCGGATACTCGACCAGATCGGCCAGGCGCATGTCATAGACCTGCCCGCCGCGTGTTACGCGCAGCGTCATGTCGCGGGCTTCACGCCGGGTGCCACCAGCAAGGGCGATCACGTCGGACAGCCGTTCCCGGTTAGTCTGCAGCACCAGTCGGCCGGGACGCATGACTTCCCCGCCGACGATCACCGTGTTCGTGATCGGCTGCGACAGCGTCACCAGCACCTGCGGATTCTGCGAAATCCGGCTCAGCGCTTCCCTTATCTGCGTCTGCACCTCGGCCAGGGTGCGGCCCAGCACGCGCTGCCGCCCGGCATAAGGGATGACAATGTCACCATTGTCGTCCACCCGCCGAGGCGGCAATTGCTGCCCCCGTACGCCCGGCGCCGAGGCCGTCGGACCCGCCGCCCCGCGATCGGTGAACAGCGTCACGCCCGCTTCGTAGATCGTGATGTCAAGCACATCGCCCGGGCCGACCATGTCGGTTGGCGGCGGCGGCAATTGCGGCAGCGACATGGCCGGCGGCGGCAATGACTGCGGCAGGTCGGCTGCGACCGCAACCGGAACCACGCGGATCGGGCTACCGACCTCCGGCTGCGTGGCGGACCGGATCACCTGACGGCCGGTTGGACCACTGTTGGGAAGCGTGCTGCAGCCTGCCAGGCCAGCCATCAGGCATAGCCCCACTATCGTCTTGACCTGCATCGCGGGGGAACTCGTAACCTGATCTTGGGGGGAAGTGTCCATTCCGCTCTAGCAGCGTCG includes the following:
- a CDS encoding polysaccharide biosynthesis/export family protein codes for the protein MAGLAGCSTLPNSGPTGRQVIRSATQPEVGSPIRVVPVAVAADLPQSLPPPAMSLPQLPPPPTDMVGPGDVLDITIYEAGVTLFTDRGAAGPTASAPGVRGQQLPPRRVDDNGDIVIPYAGRQRVLGRTLAEVQTQIREALSRISQNPQVLVTLSQPITNTVIVGGEVMRPGRLVLQTNRERLSDVIALAGGTRREARDMTLRVTRGGQVYDMRLADLVEYPQLDVATYPGDRILLIDNPRSFSVLGASGQVQQLPFPRSDVSLAQAIATAGGANPNLGDPAAIFVFRYVPDATGTPVPVVYHFNMMNVGTYFLAQRFIMQDKDMLYFGNARANQPAKAFQLISQLFTPLITVAAGVNAVNGN